The following are encoded together in the Pseudobacteroides sp. genome:
- the tmk gene encoding dTMP kinase has translation MGRGYFITVEGTDGSGKTTQIKLIEEYLKSKNKSVVLTREPGGTNIGEKIRDILLDSQNSEMGIITEMLLYASARSQLVSEVIRPAIEKGKVVICDRFVDSSYVYQGFGRGIDLKIITDVNRIALDGLVPDITLFFDIDPADALKRRINSTGLDRIEKEKMNFHKRVYNGYKKLAMLYPDRINCIDSDRSIEEIFNEVKNCLDELMNL, from the coding sequence ATGGGCAGAGGGTATTTTATTACAGTTGAGGGCACTGATGGGTCTGGAAAGACTACACAGATTAAGTTGATAGAGGAGTATCTAAAGAGCAAGAATAAATCGGTGGTGCTTACAAGGGAGCCTGGAGGGACCAATATAGGTGAAAAAATAAGAGATATATTGCTGGACTCTCAGAACTCTGAAATGGGGATAATCACCGAAATGCTTTTGTATGCGTCTGCTCGTTCCCAGTTGGTGTCGGAGGTTATAAGGCCTGCAATAGAAAAAGGCAAGGTTGTCATCTGCGACAGGTTTGTTGATTCCAGCTATGTTTACCAGGGATTTGGAAGGGGCATTGATCTTAAGATTATTACAGATGTAAACAGAATAGCTCTTGATGGATTGGTGCCGGATATTACATTGTTTTTTGACATTGATCCGGCGGATGCATTGAAAAGAAGAATCAATTCAACGGGACTGGATAGGATTGAAAAGGAAAAAATGAATTTTCATAAAAGAGTATATAATGGATACAAAAAGCTGGCGATGCTCTATCCTGATAGAATTAATTGCATAGACAGTGACAGGAGTATAGAAGAAATATTCAACGAAGTTAAAAACTGCTTGGACGAACTAATGAATTTATAA
- a CDS encoding S-layer homology domain-containing protein yields MKIKFYKGMICMLAALIINPGTVNAVEGYSGYEGGISSGEVVGKTTYEYQEVNFLSGQPLVFKGNLTIKKSLKGESITSTYTYDLSNVDKGATLKRTLIYNTKLSKKDNGQSVEETSISGKPVESVKIGNSTYTLTGYDFSRTNLTDLKPAVNYYAGNISGRKAYSVGNGSGSASQGSGTITVDITGKFYGYDQYWGTTEVEEINYIIQSEKKNGMKVERWGGTADITFSTSTTKQIRYIENKPNEISFEGGYVQTQSNSSILEYTSKLPSFSAGNVPSDNMITSKDSLKIETFPVQTRLKVPDLSQLKGHWSENDVRTLYSLEVLTDNEKNFNPEQFMKRSEFAKAIILAGKEVPIDSSIAPKTTAQTSKKNTQIFPTFNDVSLDHQYFNQIESSFKRGFLNGKGEGNFKPDDYLTLAEAVTVFIRGLGLEAMAPKFGAVTTFKDNDLIPAYAKNAIRVAEQIGLVKGDEKGYLNPSSKLTNAKAAALLNRFIVYMRDGIRKDYRDKYLGF; encoded by the coding sequence ATGAAGATAAAGTTTTATAAAGGTATGATTTGTATGTTGGCAGCTTTGATTATAAACCCTGGAACTGTCAATGCTGTAGAAGGCTATAGCGGGTATGAGGGCGGAATATCATCGGGAGAGGTTGTCGGCAAGACTACATACGAATACCAGGAGGTTAACTTTTTAAGCGGACAACCTCTTGTTTTTAAAGGGAACCTTACTATTAAGAAATCCCTGAAAGGAGAGTCCATTACATCTACTTATACTTATGATCTATCTAATGTAGATAAAGGGGCTACCTTGAAGCGAACTTTGATTTATAACACCAAGTTAAGTAAAAAGGATAACGGGCAAAGCGTTGAAGAGACAAGCATAAGCGGAAAACCTGTGGAATCTGTAAAAATCGGTAACAGTACATATACTTTGACTGGCTATGATTTTTCACGGACAAACCTTACCGATCTGAAACCTGCTGTAAATTACTATGCAGGTAACATATCAGGGAGAAAGGCATATTCTGTAGGCAATGGTTCGGGGTCTGCGTCCCAAGGCAGCGGTACCATTACAGTAGATATAACCGGAAAGTTTTATGGGTATGACCAGTACTGGGGTACAACAGAGGTTGAAGAGATTAACTACATAATTCAGAGTGAAAAAAAGAACGGGATGAAGGTTGAAAGGTGGGGAGGTACAGCGGATATAACCTTTTCCACTTCAACCACAAAGCAGATCAGATACATTGAAAACAAGCCAAATGAAATAAGTTTTGAGGGAGGTTATGTTCAAACTCAAAGTAACAGCAGTATCTTAGAGTATACCTCAAAGCTTCCTTCCTTTAGTGCAGGTAATGTGCCTTCGGATAATATGATTACATCTAAGGACAGCCTTAAGATTGAAACATTCCCGGTACAGACAAGGCTCAAGGTTCCTGATTTAAGCCAGTTAAAGGGGCACTGGTCGGAAAATGATGTTCGCACACTCTATAGTCTTGAGGTATTAACTGACAATGAAAAAAACTTTAACCCCGAACAGTTTATGAAAAGATCGGAATTTGCCAAGGCCATAATACTTGCGGGTAAAGAGGTGCCGATAGATTCCTCAATTGCACCGAAAACCACAGCTCAGACTTCGAAAAAGAATACTCAAATTTTCCCTACATTTAATGATGTTTCATTGGACCATCAATACTTTAACCAGATTGAAAGCTCCTTTAAGCGAGGTTTTTTAAATGGCAAGGGAGAAGGCAACTTCAAGCCCGATGACTATTTAACACTTGCTGAAGCTGTAACTGTTTTCATAAGAGGATTGGGGCTTGAGGCAATGGCACCTAAGTTTGGAGCTGTAACTACTTTCAAGGATAATGATTTAATTCCAGCATACGCCAAAAATGCGATAAGGGTAGCTGAGCAAATAGGCCTTGTTAAAGGTGATGAAAAAGGGTACCTGAACCCAAGCTCAAAGCTAACCAACGCCAAGGCGGCGGCACTTCTCAACAGGTTCATAGTTTATATGAGGGACGGTATCAGGAAGGATTACAGGGATAAATATCTAGGGTTTTGA
- the spoIIE gene encoding stage II sporulation protein E: MKLGYLPYQRFNNTAKTYGKMGSFINLLTGSNLILLPVSFLIGRASIAGGILPFGMALFASAAGTECSRYLIGISVIMGMITRAAPEQVYITLAAMFLFSIFCTMVNSGKGYSTTKVAIFALLATLIPEFVIIYMQGFLLYDVLKALFHGLLIFLLVYIFRNALSGIQKKSALNNEEIISVTILTAVGIAGLADVQIMGVVLKNLLSITIILVCGFRCGAGVGAASGVTMGLFASLYLPSAPFIIGSYAISGLMTGTLRKLGKVGSSLGFVLGSGIFMLYMNVSGEAFTYMKEIIAAVLVFIIIPNKFTDYITNLVGASFDIGNRSVHYTNRIKEMTVDRLNSFSKTFRELSKTFCEISDTKSMADKQDISVLFDRVADRVCKDCCLCLHCWDRNFYNTYQVMFKIVETLEDKGRIESSDIPKYFMDRCERINDFVMSVNNVYELFKVDMVWKSRICESRELVSQQLEGLSKVVSKLACEIDTEVNFKLDLENSLIQSLEKAGIRVRDVRVLETIWGKYEVSITHKGCGGKRLCVNTVEKIATEALGRKMAKEAIECQKGIKDSHCTIKLIEEEIYSVTTGVSKLSKYNSIVSGDNYTFLNTGNGKYIVALSDGMGSGYKAAVHSRATINMLEQFMESGFDKDMSVKLINSVLVLKSEEEAFSTIDMSVIDLYNGEVEFVKTGAVSTFIKREHKVDVVKSISLPAGILSNIETEILKRSIGSGEFLIHVTDGVLDAFKKENGNNDEGFINFINDISTKNPQEIADAILNEAYKKCDSKPCDDMLAVVAKVWKKVS; encoded by the coding sequence ATGAAATTGGGATATTTACCGTATCAAAGATTTAATAATACGGCAAAAACCTATGGGAAGATGGGAAGTTTTATCAACTTATTAACAGGAAGTAACCTTATATTGCTTCCGGTATCATTTTTAATCGGCAGGGCTTCCATTGCAGGAGGTATATTGCCCTTTGGAATGGCCTTATTTGCTTCAGCAGCAGGTACGGAGTGCAGCAGATATTTAATAGGAATATCCGTTATTATGGGCATGATAACAAGGGCAGCCCCGGAACAGGTATATATAACCTTAGCAGCCATGTTCCTGTTTAGTATATTTTGCACAATGGTTAATTCTGGTAAGGGCTATTCAACTACAAAAGTAGCTATTTTTGCACTGCTTGCCACCCTTATTCCTGAATTTGTAATAATTTACATGCAGGGATTCCTTCTTTATGATGTTTTGAAAGCTTTATTTCATGGGTTGTTAATTTTTCTTCTTGTATATATATTTAGAAATGCCTTATCCGGGATTCAGAAAAAATCAGCATTAAACAATGAAGAGATAATAAGTGTTACAATATTAACTGCCGTAGGCATTGCCGGACTGGCGGATGTTCAGATCATGGGAGTTGTTCTTAAAAATCTGCTCAGCATAACTATCATTTTAGTATGCGGGTTTAGATGCGGTGCCGGTGTAGGAGCGGCTTCGGGAGTTACGATGGGACTATTTGCAAGCCTGTATTTGCCATCTGCTCCTTTTATAATAGGATCATATGCCATATCCGGTCTTATGACAGGAACACTCAGAAAGCTTGGGAAGGTAGGTTCAAGTCTAGGCTTTGTTTTGGGAAGCGGAATTTTTATGCTATATATGAATGTGTCGGGTGAAGCATTTACATATATGAAAGAAATCATCGCTGCGGTACTGGTATTTATAATAATTCCAAATAAGTTTACAGACTATATAACAAACCTTGTAGGGGCAAGTTTTGATATAGGTAATAGGAGCGTTCACTATACAAATAGGATAAAGGAGATGACCGTAGATAGATTAAACAGTTTTTCAAAGACATTTCGTGAGCTCTCAAAGACGTTTTGTGAGATTTCAGATACAAAGTCAATGGCGGACAAGCAGGATATATCTGTTTTATTTGACAGGGTAGCGGATAGGGTTTGTAAGGACTGCTGTTTGTGTCTCCACTGCTGGGACAGAAATTTTTATAATACATATCAGGTAATGTTTAAGATTGTTGAAACTTTAGAAGATAAAGGAAGGATTGAAAGCAGCGATATACCAAAGTATTTTATGGACAGGTGTGAAAGAATAAATGATTTTGTTATGTCGGTAAATAATGTATATGAGCTTTTCAAAGTGGACATGGTTTGGAAAAGCAGAATATGTGAGAGCAGAGAGCTTGTGTCACAACAATTGGAGGGACTATCTAAGGTTGTTTCCAAACTTGCATGTGAAATCGATACCGAGGTTAACTTTAAACTTGATCTGGAGAATAGTTTGATTCAGAGTTTGGAAAAAGCAGGTATAAGGGTTAGAGATGTGAGGGTTCTGGAAACTATATGGGGCAAGTATGAGGTATCCATAACGCATAAGGGATGCGGAGGAAAGCGTTTGTGTGTAAATACTGTTGAAAAAATCGCTACAGAGGCTTTGGGCAGGAAGATGGCAAAGGAGGCAATTGAATGTCAAAAGGGTATAAAGGATAGTCATTGCACAATTAAGCTTATTGAAGAAGAGATTTACAGTGTTACTACAGGTGTTTCAAAGCTATCAAAATATAACAGCATTGTTTCAGGAGATAATTATACATTTTTAAACACCGGAAACGGAAAATACATAGTGGCATTAAGCGATGGAATGGGAAGCGGCTACAAGGCAGCTGTTCACAGCAGGGCGACAATAAACATGCTGGAACAGTTCATGGAATCAGGCTTTGACAAGGATATGTCGGTTAAGCTTATAAACTCGGTTTTGGTTTTAAAGTCAGAGGAAGAAGCATTTTCTACAATAGATATGTCGGTTATAGACCTGTATAACGGAGAGGTGGAATTCGTGAAAACGGGAGCGGTATCCACGTTTATTAAACGTGAACATAAGGTTGATGTTGTAAAATCGATTTCTTTACCTGCGGGAATACTTAGTAACATTGAGACGGAAATACTAAAAAGAAGTATAGGTTCGGGAGAATTCCTTATACATGTTACAGACGGTGTGCTGGATGCCTTTAAAAAGGAAAATGGAAATAATGATGAAGGTTTTATAAATTTTATAAATGACATAAGTACCAAGAACCCGCAGGAAATAGCTGATGCTATACTAAACGAAGCTTATAAAAAATGCGACAGCAAGCCTTGCGATGATATGTTAGCAGTTGTTGCAAAAGTGTGGAAAAAGGTTAGCTAA
- a CDS encoding S41 family peptidase: MTKLNRKMIRLFFVANIVMVMLTANCSFSWADNTKSDINSNLDYIKSIMEMVDDKYKGDVDQDKLMQGVLKGIFNSMDSYTEFYTKDEAVEFFNTIDGEYSGVGMSFDEVNGRFFVREVYKDSPAEKAGISEGDRLIGVDGQTLEGLSSSEAVKMITGKKGTKVVISVISDGEKSVRQLTATRDEIRVNPVKASIREDVGYIKLSIFNNNSADEMKKALRKMDDNNIKKIVLDLRDNPGGDVNQVVEIAKSFIPEGLITRLDFKSENIGDMEFKSTLKEKKYKLAVLVNQNSASASEILSGAVQDAGAGTLIGTKTYGKAKVQSIYPILSLEAYKKYEEKLGVKLVMGDDLETKYGITPEESELIGWIKITTGLYYTPKGRMIDLKGIMPDYNVSGSNIINEVDMSSIGSLRLKVKPGLYSESYDVLNAKKILKISGYKIDDVSSVKLDVKTWEELKKFQKKSGLYPSGILDFSTQKALNEAYGKLELSSDKQYMKALEVLKK; this comes from the coding sequence ATGACAAAATTGAACAGGAAAATGATAAGGCTATTCTTTGTAGCAAATATTGTAATGGTAATGCTCACAGCAAATTGTTCCTTTTCATGGGCAGATAATACTAAATCAGATATTAACTCAAACCTGGACTACATAAAAAGTATCATGGAAATGGTGGATGACAAGTACAAGGGTGATGTTGATCAAGATAAGCTTATGCAGGGGGTCTTAAAAGGAATTTTCAATTCTATGGACTCATACACCGAGTTTTATACAAAGGATGAAGCGGTAGAGTTTTTTAATACTATTGATGGAGAATACAGCGGAGTAGGAATGTCTTTTGACGAAGTTAATGGAAGGTTTTTTGTCAGGGAGGTTTATAAGGATTCTCCTGCTGAGAAAGCTGGAATATCTGAGGGGGACAGGCTTATTGGAGTTGATGGACAAACCCTCGAAGGCTTAAGTTCAAGCGAAGCTGTAAAAATGATTACTGGAAAAAAAGGAACTAAAGTTGTGATAAGTGTTATAAGTGATGGTGAGAAAAGTGTAAGACAACTTACAGCTACTCGGGACGAAATAAGAGTAAATCCTGTAAAAGCAAGTATAAGAGAAGATGTGGGATACATAAAGCTATCCATTTTTAATAATAATTCTGCTGATGAAATGAAAAAAGCATTGAGGAAAATGGATGACAATAATATTAAGAAGATAGTACTTGATTTAAGGGATAATCCAGGAGGAGATGTAAACCAGGTTGTAGAAATTGCAAAAAGTTTTATACCTGAAGGATTAATTACTAGGCTTGACTTCAAATCGGAAAATATAGGGGATATGGAATTTAAGTCGACCCTGAAGGAGAAAAAGTACAAGCTGGCTGTTTTAGTGAACCAAAACAGTGCAAGTGCATCGGAAATACTGTCAGGTGCTGTGCAGGATGCAGGTGCCGGAACACTGATAGGAACTAAAACATACGGTAAGGCAAAGGTTCAGAGTATTTATCCCATATTGTCTTTAGAGGCTTACAAAAAATATGAAGAGAAGCTTGGTGTCAAGCTGGTAATGGGTGATGACCTTGAGACTAAATACGGTATAACTCCTGAAGAAAGTGAATTGATTGGCTGGATCAAGATAACAACAGGCTTATACTATACTCCAAAAGGAAGGATGATTGATCTTAAGGGCATTATGCCGGATTATAATGTATCAGGCAGCAATATAATAAATGAAGTGGATATGAGCTCAATAGGAAGCCTACGACTGAAAGTAAAGCCTGGATTATATTCCGAAAGCTATGATGTTTTGAATGCCAAAAAGATTTTGAAGATTTCAGGATATAAGATAGATGATGTAAGTAGTGTCAAGCTTGATGTTAAAACTTGGGAGGAACTTAAGAAATTTCAAAAGAAGAGCGGTTTGTATCCCAGCGGTATCTTGGACTTCTCTACACAAAAGGCACTTAATGAGGCGTATGGAAAACTGGAGTTAAGCTCCGACAAGCAGTATATGAAGGCTTTAGAGGTTCTCAAAAAATAA
- a CDS encoding aminotransferase class I/II-fold pyridoxal phosphate-dependent enzyme, whose protein sequence is MVEFNAPVLNEIKRYISSGPLPFHMPGHKMGKGFKKGHFDQIAAMDLTEIPLLDNLHFPEGIIKEALELAATAFGADKTFFLVNGSTSGIHAIIRTICNPGDKLIVSRDCHKSVIGGMMLAGVEPYYITPDFDREFGVPGTISPEKVCEAFEKNHDCAGILLTRPNYYGICSDLKSIAEIAASYGKVLAVDEAHGAHLKFSSKLPRCAMDLGADICVQSAHKTLPAFTQGAYLHVKSQKIDMEKLKYILGMLQTTSPSYVIMSSLDYSRAIMETEGEALFENLLYNIKWFINSLKFFNEFTVLSEVKTGSIQTDKTRLVINVSRTGLTGFEVERLLRFDYNIQVEMSDMGNIVCITTVSDTRDDFERLYLALQDIRNRVVREGKISDINIDTCFRIYDISEQVIPLKEAFNSRSKIVELNSAAGMIAKGTITPYPPGIPAVCPGERISRDVIEALLSLREQGGNVNGIGKHNEIEVIDF, encoded by the coding sequence ATGGTGGAATTTAATGCACCTGTATTAAATGAGATTAAAAGGTATATCTCTTCCGGTCCGCTTCCTTTTCATATGCCGGGGCATAAAATGGGAAAAGGGTTTAAAAAGGGTCATTTTGACCAAATTGCAGCAATGGATTTGACAGAGATTCCATTGCTTGATAACCTGCACTTTCCGGAAGGAATAATAAAGGAAGCTCTAGAACTGGCCGCTACGGCTTTCGGTGCAGATAAAACCTTTTTTCTTGTTAATGGCTCTACATCCGGTATCCATGCTATTATAAGAACTATATGCAATCCGGGTGACAAACTAATAGTAAGTCGAGATTGCCATAAGTCGGTAATAGGCGGGATGATGCTTGCAGGAGTGGAGCCTTATTATATTACTCCCGATTTTGACCGGGAATTTGGCGTTCCTGGCACCATATCACCGGAAAAGGTTTGTGAGGCCTTTGAAAAAAATCATGATTGTGCAGGTATATTATTAACAAGACCCAACTATTACGGAATCTGTTCCGATTTGAAGTCCATTGCTGAAATTGCGGCATCATATGGGAAGGTTTTAGCTGTGGATGAGGCCCATGGTGCACACCTTAAGTTTAGCAGCAAGCTTCCCCGGTGTGCCATGGACCTTGGTGCCGATATATGTGTTCAAAGTGCTCACAAAACCCTTCCTGCGTTTACGCAAGGGGCATATCTTCATGTAAAATCACAAAAAATTGATATGGAAAAGCTGAAATATATTTTGGGTATGCTTCAAACTACAAGTCCTTCATACGTGATAATGTCATCACTTGACTATTCAAGAGCCATTATGGAAACAGAGGGTGAGGCTCTTTTTGAAAACCTTCTTTATAATATAAAGTGGTTCATAAACTCTTTAAAATTCTTTAATGAGTTTACTGTTTTGTCTGAGGTCAAAACTGGAAGCATACAGACCGACAAGACCAGACTGGTTATAAACGTAAGCAGGACAGGGCTTACTGGATTTGAGGTTGAAAGGTTATTAAGATTTGATTATAATATACAGGTTGAAATGTCCGATATGGGCAATATTGTGTGCATAACAACTGTTTCCGATACCAGGGATGATTTTGAAAGGCTTTATCTGGCACTTCAAGATATCAGGAACAGAGTTGTTAGGGAAGGAAAAATATCCGATATTAATATAGATACATGTTTTAGGATTTATGATATTTCGGAGCAAGTGATACCGTTAAAAGAGGCGTTTAACTCAAGGTCAAAAATTGTAGAGCTTAATTCTGCTGCAGGCATGATTGCAAAAGGCACAATAACTCCTTATCCGCCAGGCATACCGGCTGTTTGTCCCGGTGAACGTATTAGCCGTGATGTTATCGAAGCCTTATTAAGCTTGCGTGAGCAGGGAGGAAACGTTAACGGTATCGGAAAACACAATGAAATAGAAGTTATTGATTTCTAA
- a CDS encoding AAA family ATPase has protein sequence MDNIKFLPGQLVEITTNSGNVCDIYESKLLSMDQNYLEITQPSKSGVFSTIPTGYNLSLKTNTPYGLIQFNSKVVGKNPENNSLFISLPQDLTNAINTTIGSNAMMKKACKFVTITSGKGGTGKSCFAINFAISLAKRNKKVVLLDADLGMANIDVLLKLSPVYNLTDVIRGAKTLEEVIIDGPGDIKVIPGGNGLFELSNLSPQQIQKITEGLTALEKDFDYILIDTSAGLSPVLNDLVIYTHETILVTTPEPHAISDTFSILKVLISRHHCLNLKLVVNKCESPQEGESVTKRISGVIGRFPNCTFSSLGYIPESILVSKSVKNQSSFLITYPESDVAECIESVVDVELGEPRKVKVIDKNQNEKVINPFPGVPGTENQGAEKPFLPVRENSSSTFVSRLKDLFNKA, from the coding sequence ATGGATAACATCAAATTTTTACCCGGACAGCTTGTTGAAATAACTACAAATTCAGGTAATGTTTGTGACATCTATGAAAGCAAACTCCTGTCAATGGATCAGAACTACCTTGAAATCACGCAGCCTAGTAAAAGCGGAGTATTTTCGACTATACCTACAGGCTATAATTTGAGCCTTAAAACAAATACTCCCTATGGTTTAATACAATTTAATTCAAAGGTTGTTGGTAAAAATCCTGAAAATAACTCTCTCTTTATTAGCTTGCCTCAAGACTTGACAAACGCAATTAACACAACAATAGGATCAAACGCAATGATGAAAAAGGCATGCAAGTTTGTAACTATAACAAGCGGTAAAGGTGGTACTGGAAAATCCTGCTTTGCTATTAATTTTGCCATATCATTGGCAAAAAGAAATAAAAAAGTTGTACTTCTTGATGCAGATTTGGGAATGGCTAATATAGATGTACTACTGAAATTGTCCCCGGTTTATAACCTGACAGATGTTATAAGGGGTGCAAAAACACTTGAGGAAGTTATAATTGACGGTCCAGGTGATATAAAGGTGATCCCTGGGGGCAACGGGCTTTTTGAGCTTTCAAACTTATCTCCCCAGCAAATACAAAAAATAACCGAAGGTCTCACAGCCCTTGAAAAAGATTTTGATTATATCTTAATAGACACAAGTGCCGGCCTTTCCCCAGTTTTAAACGACCTGGTTATATACACACATGAGACAATACTTGTAACAACACCTGAGCCTCATGCAATATCAGATACTTTTTCAATTCTTAAGGTTTTGATATCAAGGCATCACTGCTTGAACCTTAAGCTTGTTGTAAACAAATGCGAATCGCCCCAGGAAGGCGAATCCGTTACAAAAAGGATCTCGGGTGTAATAGGCAGATTCCCCAATTGTACATTTTCTTCACTTGGGTACATACCCGAAAGCATTTTGGTCAGTAAATCGGTGAAGAATCAATCATCATTTTTAATTACATACCCAGAATCAGATGTTGCGGAATGTATTGAATCCGTAGTTGATGTAGAGCTGGGTGAGCCACGCAAAGTCAAGGTTATTGACAAAAACCAGAACGAAAAGGTAATAAATCCGTTCCCTGGAGTTCCCGGAACTGAGAATCAAGGAGCTGAAAAACCCTTCCTGCCTGTACGCGAAAACTCCAGTTCAACATTTGTAAGCAGGCTGAAAGATCTTTTCAATAAAGCATGA
- the glgA gene encoding glycogen synthase GlgA has protein sequence MENLKILFASSEVVPFAKTGGLADVAGSLPKAIKAVGADIRVVMPKYKCIPQKYTEKMELVSSFYVNIVWRRQLCGVYMLEMDGVIYYFIENDFYFNRDGLYGYFDQAEQFTFFNRAFLEMLPHINFQPDVVHFNDWQTGIGSLLLESDYKELKFYKDMKSLFTIHNIKYQGIFPKEIMDSVLGLSWEYFHLNGLENNDQVNFMKAGIAYSNIINTVSKTYADEIKYDFFGEGLNGIINRRSDDVYGILNGIDYDHNNPSTDKRLYVNYSTRSINGKYENKKMLQEELKLPVKDVPLIGIISRLVDQKGFDLIDCVIMEILQMDIQLVVLGTGEYRYENMFRWASEVFPDKVSANIKYDDVLAQRIYAGSDMFLMPSLFEPCGLSQMFSMRYGTIPLVRETGGLNDTVRPYNEFTGEGNGFTFSNYNAHDMLHTIRRAVEFYNNKPTWEMLVKRVMKEDFRWEKSASEYIELYQKAIAKEF, from the coding sequence ATGGAAAATCTAAAAATTTTATTTGCTTCTTCCGAAGTAGTACCTTTTGCAAAAACCGGAGGTCTTGCAGATGTAGCAGGTTCGCTGCCAAAAGCAATAAAAGCAGTTGGAGCGGATATCAGGGTAGTTATGCCAAAGTATAAATGCATTCCCCAAAAGTATACCGAAAAGATGGAACTAGTCAGCAGCTTTTATGTAAATATAGTTTGGCGAAGGCAGCTTTGCGGTGTTTATATGCTCGAGATGGATGGTGTTATTTATTACTTTATAGAGAATGATTTTTATTTCAACAGAGACGGACTATACGGCTATTTTGATCAGGCTGAGCAGTTCACTTTCTTTAACAGAGCTTTTTTGGAAATGCTGCCCCATATAAATTTTCAGCCTGATGTAGTACACTTCAATGACTGGCAGACAGGGATAGGCAGTCTTTTATTGGAGTCCGATTATAAAGAACTTAAGTTTTACAAGGATATGAAGTCCTTGTTTACAATACATAATATCAAATATCAGGGCATATTCCCCAAAGAAATAATGGACAGCGTGTTAGGTCTAAGTTGGGAGTATTTCCATTTGAACGGCTTGGAGAACAACGACCAGGTCAATTTTATGAAGGCGGGTATAGCATATTCCAATATCATAAACACGGTTAGCAAAACCTATGCAGACGAGATAAAGTATGACTTTTTCGGGGAAGGGCTCAATGGAATAATAAACAGGCGTTCTGATGATGTATACGGTATATTGAATGGAATAGATTATGACCACAATAATCCTTCTACCGATAAAAGACTGTATGTTAATTACAGCACGAGAAGCATAAACGGAAAATACGAAAATAAAAAAATGCTGCAGGAAGAGCTAAAGCTTCCGGTAAAAGATGTGCCATTAATAGGGATAATTTCAAGGCTTGTTGATCAGAAGGGATTTGATTTGATTGACTGCGTTATTATGGAAATTCTTCAGATGGACATACAATTGGTTGTATTGGGTACCGGTGAATACAGGTATGAAAACATGTTCAGGTGGGCCAGTGAGGTTTTCCCCGATAAGGTATCTGCCAACATTAAATATGATGATGTACTGGCACAAAGGATTTATGCCGGATCTGACATGTTTCTCATGCCATCCCTGTTTGAGCCCTGCGGATTAAGTCAGATGTTCAGCATGAGGTACGGAACTATACCGCTTGTTAGAGAAACAGGCGGTCTCAATGATACCGTAAGGCCATATAACGAGTTTACCGGTGAAGGCAACGGCTTTACGTTTTCCAACTACAATGCACATGATATGTTGCACACCATAAGAAGAGCCGTTGAGTTTTATAATAACAAGCCAACATGGGAAATGCTGGTGAAGAGGGTTATGAAAGAGGATTTCAGATGGGAAAAGTCTGCATCTGAATATATAGAATTATACCAGAAAGCAATAGCTAAAGAATTTTAA
- the gmk gene encoding guanylate kinase → MLVILSGSSGVGKNTIINRILEDMDNVELMPTMTTREKRPGEETGKPYIFVSKEEFERMIEGDELVEHQIVHGFYYGTSKKIINEKFKGNKILIKDIDVDGTQNLVKRINNVVTIYLKPKSKEQLIERLKGRGEERIEVRLARFEHEEAMADTYKYILINDQLEETVERIKDIIIKEYNESLKG, encoded by the coding sequence ATGCTGGTTATATTATCAGGAAGTTCCGGGGTAGGAAAGAACACTATTATAAATAGGATTTTAGAAGATATGGATAATGTAGAGCTTATGCCAACAATGACCACTAGAGAAAAAAGGCCCGGTGAAGAGACAGGCAAACCTTATATCTTCGTTTCAAAGGAAGAGTTTGAGCGGATGATAGAGGGGGATGAACTTGTTGAGCACCAGATAGTTCATGGCTTTTACTATGGAACGTCCAAAAAAATAATAAATGAAAAATTCAAGGGCAATAAAATTCTCATTAAGGATATAGATGTGGACGGCACTCAGAATCTGGTTAAAAGAATAAATAATGTTGTAACCATTTACCTAAAGCCCAAGTCAAAGGAGCAGCTTATTGAAAGGCTGAAGGGTAGGGGCGAAGAGCGTATTGAAGTCCGGCTTGCACGTTTCGAGCATGAAGAAGCAATGGCCGATACATATAAATACATCTTAATTAATGATCAGCTGGAAGAAACTGTTGAAAGAATTAAGGATATTATCATAAAGGAATATAACGAGTCTCTTAAGGGTTAA